The Nitriliruptor alkaliphilus DSM 45188 genome includes a region encoding these proteins:
- the lat gene encoding L-lysine 6-transaminase yields MTDAVVDPGEVVAGLRPHLLVDGYDLVLDLDRSQGRRLVDARDGTSYLDAFTFFASNALGMNHQALTAPEVQAALGRAATHKPSNSDVYTPELARFVATFERVLGVPQLPYLFLIEGGALAVENALKAAFDWKSRHNEQAGRDPALGTRVLHLTGAFHGRSGYTLSLTNTDPVKTARFPTFDWPRIPTPALRFPAEPEATRAAEDAALAAARDAFAATPHDVACTIVEPIQGEGGDNHLSERFLTELQALTHDHDALLVCDEVQTGVGMTGTPWAFQQLGLTPDLVAFGKKTHVCGVMGGGRLDEIETHVWKVSSRINSTFGGGLVDLVRATVVLETIERDGLIPAAGRLGHHLLGRLEGLAAQHAAVTQPRGRGLFAAVDLPDAATRDAVIAHLFAVERVMLLPCGDAAVRFRPPLTVTTDELDEAVDALERAVVAVTTR; encoded by the coding sequence GTGACGGATGCTGTGGTGGACCCGGGCGAGGTGGTCGCGGGGCTGCGCCCCCACCTGCTCGTCGACGGCTACGACCTCGTCTTGGACCTCGATCGCTCGCAGGGACGACGCCTCGTCGATGCTCGGGACGGCACGAGCTACCTCGACGCCTTCACCTTCTTCGCCTCCAACGCGCTCGGCATGAACCACCAGGCGCTGACCGCCCCGGAGGTCCAGGCGGCGCTCGGCCGTGCCGCGACGCACAAGCCGTCGAACTCCGACGTCTACACCCCTGAACTGGCCCGGTTCGTCGCCACGTTCGAGCGGGTCCTCGGGGTCCCGCAGTTGCCCTACCTGTTCCTGATCGAGGGCGGCGCGTTGGCGGTCGAGAACGCGCTGAAGGCCGCCTTCGACTGGAAATCACGCCACAACGAGCAGGCCGGTCGCGACCCGGCCCTCGGGACGCGTGTGCTGCACCTGACGGGCGCCTTCCACGGACGCAGCGGCTACACCCTCAGCCTCACCAACACCGACCCGGTCAAGACCGCCCGGTTCCCCACCTTCGACTGGCCACGGATCCCCACGCCCGCGCTGCGCTTCCCGGCCGAACCGGAGGCCACCCGCGCGGCCGAGGACGCCGCGCTGGCCGCGGCGCGCGACGCCTTCGCCGCGACCCCGCACGACGTGGCGTGCACCATCGTCGAACCCATCCAGGGCGAGGGCGGCGACAACCACCTCTCGGAACGCTTCCTCACCGAACTCCAGGCCCTCACCCACGACCACGACGCCCTCTTGGTGTGCGACGAGGTCCAGACCGGCGTCGGCATGACGGGCACCCCGTGGGCCTTCCAGCAGCTCGGCCTCACGCCCGATCTGGTCGCCTTCGGCAAGAAGACCCACGTGTGCGGCGTGATGGGCGGCGGTCGACTGGACGAGATCGAGACCCACGTCTGGAAGGTTTCGAGCCGCATCAACTCGACCTTCGGTGGGGGACTGGTCGACCTCGTCCGCGCCACCGTCGTGCTCGAGACCATCGAGCGTGACGGATTGATCCCCGCCGCGGGCCGGCTCGGCCACCACCTCCTCGGCCGCCTGGAGGGCCTGGCAGCGCAGCACGCGGCGGTCACCCAGCCCCGCGGACGCGGCCTGTTCGCCGCGGTCGACCTGCCCGACGCGGCGACCCGCGACGCGGTCATCGCCCACCTGTTCGCCGTCGAGCGCGTCATGCTGCTGCCCTGCGGCGACGCCGCGGTGCGCTTCCGCCCACCGTTGACGGTGACCACCGACGAACTCGACGAGGCCGTCGACGCGCTCGAGCGCGCCGTCGTGGCCGTCACCACCCGCTGA
- a CDS encoding BMP family lipoprotein, whose product MRKMTRAVALALAGTLALSACGEAPDDDTPDPATEDDAGEVDVDDDDGDDDGTAAPEDVDFRGCLVTDQGGVDDRSFNETAWAGMQRAESELGIEISVLESTSEADFEPNIQQFVDQGCDIIVTVGFLLGEATEAAAQANPDQNFAIVDFAYEDDYDNLREMVFATEEAAFLAGYVAAGMTETGTIGTYGGIPIPPVTVFMDGYLAGASYYNDEHGTDVQVEGWDGADGLFTGNFESQDDGRNVTDSLLQAGADIIMPVAGPVGLGTAAALEDFGDGAMIWVDTDGYESVSQFGSLIMTSVMKNMDVAVYDAVEAAVNDAFEGGLAVGTLENDGVGIAPFHDFDGDVPQEIKDAVEELRQGIIAGEISVDPADY is encoded by the coding sequence ATGAGGAAGATGACCCGCGCGGTAGCGCTCGCGCTGGCCGGCACCCTGGCGCTGAGCGCCTGTGGCGAGGCTCCCGACGACGACACCCCGGACCCCGCGACCGAGGACGACGCCGGTGAGGTCGACGTCGACGATGACGACGGTGACGACGACGGCACGGCCGCACCGGAGGACGTGGACTTCCGCGGTTGCCTCGTGACCGACCAGGGTGGCGTCGACGACCGCTCCTTCAACGAGACCGCCTGGGCCGGTATGCAGCGCGCCGAGTCCGAGCTCGGCATCGAGATCTCGGTGCTCGAGTCGACCTCCGAGGCCGACTTCGAGCCCAACATCCAGCAGTTCGTCGACCAGGGCTGCGACATCATCGTCACGGTCGGGTTCCTCCTCGGCGAGGCCACCGAGGCCGCCGCTCAGGCCAACCCCGACCAGAACTTCGCGATCGTCGACTTCGCGTACGAGGACGACTACGACAACCTGCGTGAGATGGTCTTCGCCACCGAGGAGGCGGCCTTCCTCGCCGGGTACGTCGCGGCCGGCATGACCGAGACCGGGACCATCGGCACCTACGGCGGCATCCCGATCCCGCCGGTCACCGTGTTCATGGACGGTTACCTCGCCGGCGCGTCGTACTACAACGACGAGCACGGCACGGACGTCCAGGTCGAGGGCTGGGACGGCGCCGACGGGCTGTTCACCGGCAACTTCGAGTCCCAGGACGACGGTCGCAACGTGACCGACTCGCTGCTGCAGGCCGGTGCGGACATCATCATGCCGGTCGCCGGTCCGGTCGGCCTCGGCACCGCCGCGGCGCTCGAGGACTTCGGCGACGGCGCGATGATCTGGGTCGACACCGATGGCTACGAGTCGGTCTCGCAGTTCGGCTCGCTGATCATGACCTCCGTGATGAAGAACATGGACGTCGCGGTCTACGACGCGGTCGAGGCGGCCGTCAACGACGCGTTCGAGGGCGGCCTCGCGGTCGGCACCCTTGAGAACGACGGCGTGGGCATCGCTCCGTTCCACGACTTCGACGGGGACGTCCCGCAGGAGATCAAGGACGCCGTCGAGGAGCTGCGTCAGGGCATCATCGCCGGCGAGATCTCGGTCGACCCCGCCGACTACTGA
- the serC gene encoding phosphoserine transaminase: MAPDLTIPDDLLPADGRFGCGPSKIRPEAVERLAEVASDLLGTSHRKPAVKGQVQRLQEGLSGLFGLPEGYEVLVTLGGATAFWDAAAFGLVEQRSRHYSFGEFSSKFAKATAAAPWLSDPDVVSAEPGTRPTASAAPADVDVQAFTHNETSTGVMQDPVRTDDALVLVDATSGAGGLPVDLTQTDVYYFSLQKGFASEGGLTVALVSPAAVQRIEAIAASDRYVPTFLDLSTALSNARQHQTYNTPSVSTVFLAAEQVDWMRATFGGLDGVVAAQREKAAHVYGWANDRAWASPFVTEDAARSLVVATIDLDDSVPADDVNAVLRANGVLDTDAYRKLGRNQLRIGMFPAVDAADLQAYTASVDWVVERLA; this comes from the coding sequence ATGGCCCCCGACCTCACCATCCCCGACGATCTGCTGCCGGCCGACGGTCGCTTCGGTTGCGGCCCCTCCAAGATCCGGCCCGAGGCGGTGGAGCGCCTGGCCGAGGTGGCCAGCGACCTGCTCGGCACCTCGCACCGCAAGCCCGCCGTCAAGGGGCAGGTCCAGCGGCTGCAGGAGGGCCTGTCCGGGCTGTTCGGCCTGCCCGAGGGCTACGAGGTCCTGGTGACGCTCGGCGGCGCCACGGCGTTCTGGGACGCCGCAGCGTTCGGCCTGGTCGAGCAGCGCTCGCGGCACTACAGCTTCGGCGAGTTCTCCTCGAAGTTCGCCAAGGCGACGGCCGCCGCCCCGTGGTTGTCCGACCCGGACGTCGTCTCGGCCGAGCCTGGGACCAGGCCCACGGCGTCGGCCGCGCCCGCCGACGTCGACGTCCAGGCGTTCACCCACAACGAGACGTCGACCGGTGTCATGCAGGATCCGGTGCGCACCGACGACGCCCTGGTCCTCGTCGACGCGACCTCGGGTGCCGGGGGGCTGCCCGTGGACCTCACCCAGACCGACGTCTACTACTTCTCGCTGCAGAAGGGCTTCGCGTCGGAGGGTGGGCTGACGGTCGCGCTGGTCTCCCCGGCGGCGGTGCAGCGCATCGAGGCGATCGCCGCGTCGGATCGGTACGTGCCGACGTTCCTCGATCTGTCGACGGCGCTGAGCAACGCCCGTCAGCACCAGACCTACAACACCCCGAGCGTCTCGACGGTGTTCCTCGCGGCCGAGCAGGTCGACTGGATGCGTGCCACCTTCGGTGGCCTCGACGGCGTGGTGGCGGCGCAGCGCGAGAAGGCCGCCCACGTCTACGGGTGGGCGAACGACCGGGCGTGGGCGTCGCCGTTCGTCACCGAGGACGCCGCACGATCGCTGGTGGTGGCCACCATCGACCTCGACGACAGCGTCCCGGCCGACGACGTGAACGCCGTGCTGCGGGCCAACGGCGTGCTCGACACCGACGCCTACCGCAAGCTCGGCCGCAACCAGCTGCGCATCGGCATGTTCCCGGCGGTCGACGCCGCCGATCTCCAGGCCTACACCGCCAGCGTCGACTGGGTGGTCGAGCGGCTCGCCTGA
- a CDS encoding ABC transporter permease → MSTTIEPTTTVTLADAALRRRNRRFGVFSIFIAAVMGAVLTATARGDSATFVLNDRRGQLFMVPDLNLPVVPTILLLTGVVLAIAYRQMTTGFGSRTVLAVGIVAGLFTIAFLTWATADGQLSLVALLRGSVARATPIALGALAGVLCERAGVINIAIEGQFLAAAFTAALFSSLASNPWVGLAGGIFAGALVALMLAGLSIRFKADQIVVGVVLIVFATGVTSFLTTQIMVPNQALNTPVRFPTISIPLLSEIPLIGPVLFRQTILVFGMFASVIVLHYALFSTRWGLRLRAVGEHPKAADTVGIKVLATRYKAVLLGGVFAGIGGAYFTLDAVGSFSKDMSGGRGFIALAAMLVGRYSPVGAFGAALIFGFSDQIATSLQLLRVPVPSELLLTAPYLVTILVVAGLIGRLRPPAADGQPYVKQ, encoded by the coding sequence GTGAGCACCACGATCGAACCGACCACCACGGTGACCCTGGCGGACGCCGCGCTACGGCGACGCAACCGCCGTTTCGGGGTGTTCTCGATCTTCATCGCCGCGGTCATGGGCGCGGTCCTGACCGCGACGGCACGTGGCGACTCGGCGACGTTCGTCCTCAACGACCGCCGCGGCCAGCTGTTCATGGTCCCGGACCTGAACCTCCCGGTCGTACCGACCATCCTCCTGCTCACGGGCGTCGTCCTCGCCATCGCCTACCGGCAGATGACCACGGGCTTCGGGAGCCGGACGGTCCTGGCGGTCGGCATCGTCGCCGGCCTGTTCACCATCGCCTTCCTGACCTGGGCCACCGCCGACGGGCAGCTGTCGCTGGTCGCCCTGCTGCGCGGCTCGGTCGCCCGCGCGACGCCGATCGCCCTCGGCGCCCTCGCCGGGGTCCTGTGCGAACGCGCCGGCGTGATCAACATCGCCATCGAGGGCCAGTTCCTCGCCGCGGCGTTCACCGCCGCGCTGTTCTCGTCGCTGGCCAGCAACCCGTGGGTCGGCCTCGCCGGTGGCATCTTCGCGGGCGCCCTCGTCGCGCTCATGCTCGCCGGGCTGTCGATCCGCTTCAAGGCCGACCAGATCGTGGTGGGCGTGGTCCTGATCGTGTTCGCCACGGGCGTGACCTCGTTCCTGACGACCCAGATCATGGTGCCCAACCAGGCGCTCAACACCCCGGTGCGGTTCCCGACGATCTCCATCCCGCTGCTCAGCGAGATCCCGCTGATCGGTCCGGTCCTGTTCCGTCAGACCATCCTGGTGTTCGGGATGTTCGCGTCGGTCATCGTCCTCCACTACGCGCTGTTCTCGACCCGCTGGGGCCTCAGGCTCCGGGCCGTGGGCGAGCACCCGAAGGCCGCCGACACCGTCGGCATCAAGGTCCTGGCCACCCGGTACAAGGCCGTGTTGCTCGGCGGCGTGTTCGCCGGGATCGGCGGGGCCTACTTCACCCTCGACGCCGTCGGGTCGTTCTCCAAGGACATGTCGGGTGGTCGCGGCTTCATCGCCCTGGCCGCCATGCTCGTCGGCCGGTACAGCCCCGTGGGGGCCTTCGGTGCGGCGCTCATCTTCGGGTTCTCGGACCAGATCGCGACCTCGCTGCAGCTGCTGCGGGTCCCGGTGCCGTCCGAGCTGCTCCTGACCGCGCCGTACCTGGTGACGATCCTGGTCGTGGCTGGCCTCATCGGCCGCCTGCGCCCGCCTGCAGCGGACGGACAGCCGTACGTCAAGCAGTGA
- a CDS encoding aminotransferase class I/II-fold pyridoxal phosphate-dependent enzyme: protein MEASPTLAVDAKAKALKAAGEPVIGFGAGEPDFPTPANIVEAAQRAAADPATHRYSPAAGLPALREAIAAKTLRDTGFEVAPDQVTVTNGGKHALYNVFQALVDPGDEVLIPAPYWVSYPAQVLLADGVPVAVPTTKETGFRTSVEQLEEHRTDRTKILVFVSPSNPTGAVYPADEVAAIGAWAAEHGIWVITDEIYEHLIYGDATMTSLPVIAPQAAPRTIVVNGVAKTYAMTGWRVGWSICPLEIAKGINKLQSQITSNVANVAQFAALEALGGSQDAVAEMRAAFDRRRKLAVAELSAIDGVDVVEPEGAFYVFPSFEGVLGREIAGRTVSSTLELAEVLLEQVNVALVPGEAFGAPGYARLSYALGDDDLAEGIARIAGFLGG, encoded by the coding sequence ATGGAAGCGTCCCCGACGCTCGCCGTCGACGCCAAGGCCAAGGCGCTCAAGGCCGCCGGCGAACCCGTCATCGGCTTCGGTGCGGGTGAGCCCGACTTCCCGACGCCGGCCAACATCGTCGAGGCCGCGCAGCGTGCTGCCGCCGACCCGGCCACCCACCGCTACTCCCCCGCCGCCGGGTTGCCGGCGCTGCGTGAGGCGATCGCGGCCAAGACCCTCCGCGACACCGGCTTCGAGGTCGCCCCGGACCAGGTCACGGTCACCAACGGTGGCAAGCACGCCCTCTACAACGTCTTCCAGGCGCTGGTCGACCCCGGTGACGAGGTGCTCATCCCCGCGCCGTACTGGGTCAGCTACCCGGCCCAGGTCCTGCTGGCCGACGGGGTGCCCGTCGCGGTGCCGACCACCAAGGAGACGGGCTTTCGGACCTCGGTCGAGCAGCTCGAGGAGCACCGCACGGACCGCACCAAGATCCTGGTGTTCGTCTCGCCATCGAACCCGACCGGTGCGGTCTACCCGGCCGACGAGGTCGCGGCCATCGGCGCCTGGGCCGCCGAGCACGGCATCTGGGTGATCACCGACGAGATCTACGAGCACCTCATCTACGGCGACGCGACCATGACCTCGCTGCCGGTGATCGCACCGCAAGCGGCGCCGCGCACCATCGTGGTCAACGGGGTCGCCAAGACCTACGCCATGACCGGGTGGCGGGTCGGGTGGTCGATCTGCCCGCTCGAGATCGCCAAGGGCATCAACAAGCTGCAGTCGCAGATCACCTCGAACGTGGCCAACGTGGCGCAGTTCGCTGCCCTCGAGGCGCTCGGTGGCTCGCAGGACGCCGTTGCCGAGATGCGCGCCGCCTTCGACCGACGTCGCAAGCTCGCCGTCGCGGAGCTGTCGGCCATCGACGGCGTGGACGTGGTCGAGCCGGAGGGTGCCTTCTACGTCTTCCCCTCGTTCGAGGGCGTCCTCGGGCGCGAGATCGCGGGCCGCACGGTCTCGTCCACGCTCGAGCTCGCCGAGGTGCTGCTCGAGCAGGTCAACGTGGCGCTGGTGCCCGGCGAGGCGTTCGGGGCACCCGGCTACGCGCGCCTGTCGTACGCCCTCGGGGACGACGACCTGGCCGAGGGCATCGCGCGCATCGCGGGCTTCCTCGGCGGCTGA
- a CDS encoding PfkB family carbohydrate kinase produces the protein MRIAVTGSIATDYLMTFPGRFVEQLVADQLDRVSLSFLVDELEVRRGGVAANISFGLGQLGQTPILVGAVGQDFDGDYRAWLKRHGVDTSAVHVSELKHTARFLCTTDLDQNQMSSFYTGAMEEARFIELAPIADRVGALDLVVVSPNDPDAMLRHTLECRQLELPFMADPGQQLARMEGPQVRKLVDGASYLITNDYEKALLESKTGWSSDEVLARVGVRVTTLGPKGCFIETAAGPVCEVPAAPEQRREDPTGVGDAFRAGFLAGLAWKLPLERSAQVGSMVATYVLEHVGTQEYEFDTDEFLTRLGRVYGADAADDVRPHIA, from the coding sequence GTGCGGATCGCCGTCACCGGCTCCATCGCCACCGACTATCTGATGACCTTCCCCGGACGGTTCGTCGAGCAGCTCGTGGCCGACCAGCTCGACCGGGTCAGCCTGTCGTTCCTCGTCGACGAGCTCGAGGTCCGTCGCGGTGGGGTCGCCGCGAACATCAGCTTCGGGCTCGGCCAGCTCGGCCAGACCCCGATCCTGGTCGGGGCCGTCGGGCAGGACTTCGACGGCGACTACCGCGCGTGGCTCAAGCGCCACGGGGTCGACACGTCGGCGGTGCACGTCTCCGAGCTCAAGCACACCGCCCGGTTCCTGTGCACCACCGACCTCGACCAGAACCAGATGTCGTCGTTCTACACCGGCGCGATGGAGGAGGCGCGGTTCATCGAGCTGGCGCCCATCGCCGACCGCGTCGGCGCCCTCGACCTCGTCGTGGTGTCACCGAACGACCCCGACGCGATGCTGCGCCACACCCTCGAGTGCCGCCAGCTCGAGCTGCCCTTCATGGCCGACCCGGGCCAGCAGCTGGCGCGGATGGAGGGCCCGCAGGTGCGCAAGCTCGTCGACGGGGCGAGCTACCTGATCACCAACGACTACGAGAAGGCGCTGCTCGAGAGCAAGACGGGCTGGAGCTCGGACGAGGTGCTGGCCCGCGTCGGGGTCCGGGTCACCACCCTCGGGCCGAAGGGGTGCTTCATCGAGACCGCCGCCGGGCCGGTGTGCGAGGTCCCCGCGGCCCCCGAGCAGCGACGCGAGGACCCGACGGGCGTCGGTGACGCCTTCCGCGCCGGCTTCCTCGCCGGTCTCGCCTGGAAGCTGCCGCTCGAACGTTCGGCGCAGGTCGGCTCGATGGTCGCCACCTACGTCCTCGAGCACGTCGGCACCCAGGAGTACGAGTTCGACACCGACGAGTTCCTGACCCGGCTCGGCAGGGTCTACGGCGCCGACGCCGCCGACGACGTCCGTCCCCACATCGCCTGA
- a CDS encoding ABC transporter permease: MSDQPTGGGTPPDPDGIEADAPVLLDDEQIAAEEIEAAKEREADTVHLALDATFTERLIATFTGTSVVVTILAFLSAMVIGGLIIAATEEPVRDALGYFTSRPGDTFAAAWTAVSEAYAALLRGSLGGRSQLSETLVSATPLILTGLAVAVPLRAGLFNIGAEGQLIAGGLAAGFVGFSVTGLPMVVHLPFAAAAGIAAGAAYGWLPGLLKARTGAHEVITTIMLNNIGRLVAAYLVSTTLFRRPDRTDPISKPVEASAQFPRFFDDLRVNTSLLMALALALAVFWLVERSTRGFELNAVGMNAHAATTAGMNPNTTVIRAMATGGALAGAAGAATILGLQHRLTIGFSAGLGFEGITVALLGRGRIGGTVAAGLLFGGLKAGGRFMQGQTGTSLDLVLVIQALIIVFIAAPGLVRAIFRIKAEDLAAGQVAKGWGS; encoded by the coding sequence ATGAGCGACCAACCCACCGGAGGCGGCACGCCTCCGGACCCGGACGGCATCGAGGCCGACGCGCCGGTCCTGCTCGACGACGAGCAGATCGCCGCCGAGGAGATCGAGGCCGCGAAGGAACGTGAGGCTGACACGGTCCACCTCGCCCTCGACGCGACGTTCACCGAGCGGCTGATCGCCACCTTCACCGGCACCAGCGTCGTGGTGACCATCCTCGCCTTCCTCTCGGCGATGGTCATCGGCGGGCTGATCATCGCCGCCACAGAGGAACCGGTCCGTGACGCGCTCGGCTACTTCACGAGCCGGCCCGGTGACACCTTCGCGGCCGCCTGGACGGCCGTCAGCGAGGCGTACGCGGCGCTCCTGCGTGGCTCGCTCGGCGGTCGCTCGCAGCTGTCGGAGACGCTCGTCTCGGCGACCCCGTTGATCCTGACCGGCCTGGCCGTCGCGGTGCCGCTCCGCGCCGGTCTGTTCAACATCGGTGCCGAGGGCCAGCTGATCGCCGGCGGCCTCGCGGCCGGCTTCGTCGGGTTCTCGGTCACCGGTCTGCCGATGGTGGTGCACCTGCCGTTCGCGGCCGCTGCGGGCATCGCCGCTGGTGCCGCGTACGGGTGGCTGCCTGGCCTCCTGAAGGCGCGCACCGGCGCGCACGAGGTCATCACGACCATCATGCTCAACAACATCGGGCGACTCGTGGCCGCCTACCTGGTGTCGACGACCCTGTTCCGCCGTCCGGACCGGACCGACCCGATCTCCAAGCCCGTCGAGGCCAGCGCGCAGTTCCCGCGGTTCTTCGACGACCTGCGCGTCAACACCTCACTGCTGATGGCGCTGGCGCTGGCGCTCGCGGTCTTCTGGCTGGTCGAGCGCTCGACCCGAGGGTTCGAGCTGAACGCGGTCGGGATGAACGCCCACGCAGCGACCACGGCTGGCATGAACCCGAACACCACCGTCATCCGGGCGATGGCCACCGGTGGTGCGCTCGCCGGTGCGGCCGGCGCGGCGACCATCCTCGGTCTGCAGCACCGCCTGACCATCGGGTTCTCGGCCGGGCTCGGCTTCGAGGGCATCACCGTCGCCCTCCTCGGACGAGGCCGGATCGGCGGGACCGTGGCAGCCGGGTTGCTGTTCGGCGGGCTGAAGGCCGGTGGCCGCTTCATGCAGGGCCAGACCGGCACCTCGCTCGATCTGGTCCTGGTGATCCAGGCGCTCATCATCGTCTTCATCGCCGCGCCAGGGCTGGTCCGCGCGATCTTCCGCATCAAGGCCGAGGACCTGGCCGCCGGTCAGGTCGCGAAGGGGTGGGGCTCGTGA
- a CDS encoding ABC transporter ATP-binding protein, producing the protein MQLELKGITKRFPGVIANDHVDLIVRAGEVHGLLGENGAGKSTLMNVLYGLYTADEGEIVIDGEVRQLRDPGDAIAAGIGMVHQHFMLIPVFTVAENIVLGVEQTGRLGKLDRARAADEVRELAERSGLPVDPDAMVEDLSVGVQQRVEILKALYRDARLLILDEPTAVLTPQEADDLFEAIRGFTAEGRSVVFISHKLREHRAIADRVSVLRRGRIVGTADPNTASEQDLANLMVGRPVELRVDKASAQPGETILQVRGLSVENADGKSVVDEVDLEVRRGEIVAIAGVEGNGQTPLVRAVTGLEPVASGDISVAGTVLAGLTRKEVLRTGVGHVPEDRGRDGLVGELSVAQNLILDLWDLAPFAKRQTLQFPVISEHARRLVDAYDIRTPSVSTPAGTLSGGNQQKVVVAREFDRPIDLLVAAQPTRGVDVGSIEYIHRQLVAKRDEGTAVLLVSSELDEVLALADRVAVMFHGRLVGPFAMPVSKEAVGRLMAGADPDEVLQTGADDR; encoded by the coding sequence GTGCAGCTCGAGTTGAAGGGCATCACCAAGCGGTTCCCGGGCGTGATCGCCAACGACCACGTCGACCTGATCGTCCGCGCGGGCGAGGTCCACGGCCTGCTCGGCGAGAACGGGGCCGGCAAGTCGACCCTGATGAACGTCCTGTACGGCCTGTACACCGCCGACGAGGGTGAGATCGTCATCGACGGCGAGGTCCGCCAGCTGCGCGACCCCGGCGATGCCATCGCTGCCGGCATCGGCATGGTGCACCAGCACTTCATGCTCATCCCGGTCTTCACCGTCGCCGAGAACATCGTGCTCGGCGTCGAGCAGACCGGCCGCCTCGGCAAGCTGGACCGCGCGCGGGCCGCCGACGAGGTCCGCGAGCTCGCGGAGCGCAGCGGGTTGCCCGTGGACCCGGACGCGATGGTCGAGGACCTGTCGGTCGGGGTCCAGCAGCGCGTCGAGATCCTCAAGGCCCTCTACCGCGACGCCCGGCTGCTGATCCTGGACGAGCCGACGGCCGTGCTCACGCCGCAGGAGGCCGATGACCTGTTCGAGGCGATCCGGGGCTTCACCGCCGAGGGCCGCTCGGTGGTGTTCATCTCCCACAAGCTGCGCGAGCACCGGGCCATCGCCGACCGGGTCAGCGTGCTGCGCCGGGGCAGGATCGTCGGCACGGCCGACCCCAACACCGCCAGCGAGCAGGACCTCGCCAACCTGATGGTCGGCCGGCCGGTGGAGCTGCGGGTCGACAAGGCGAGCGCGCAGCCGGGGGAGACCATCCTGCAGGTCCGCGGGCTGTCCGTGGAGAACGCCGACGGCAAGTCGGTGGTCGACGAGGTCGACCTCGAGGTCCGTCGCGGCGAGATCGTCGCGATCGCCGGCGTCGAGGGCAACGGTCAGACGCCGCTCGTGCGGGCCGTGACGGGGCTCGAACCGGTCGCCTCGGGTGACATCAGCGTCGCCGGCACGGTCCTGGCGGGCCTCACCCGCAAGGAGGTGCTGCGCACCGGCGTCGGGCACGTGCCCGAGGACCGCGGTCGCGACGGGCTCGTCGGCGAGCTCAGCGTCGCGCAGAACCTGATCCTCGACCTGTGGGACCTCGCGCCCTTCGCCAAGCGTCAGACCCTCCAGTTCCCCGTCATCAGCGAGCACGCCAGACGGCTGGTGGACGCCTACGACATCCGCACCCCCTCGGTGTCCACACCGGCGGGGACCCTGTCCGGCGGCAACCAGCAGAAGGTCGTGGTGGCGCGCGAGTTCGACCGTCCCATCGATCTGCTGGTCGCCGCCCAGCCGACCCGCGGCGTGGACGTCGGCTCCATCGAGTACATCCACCGTCAGCTCGTCGCCAAACGCGACGAGGGGACCGCGGTGCTGCTGGTCTCCTCGGAACTCGACGAGGTGCTGGCCCTCGCCGACCGCGTCGCGGTCATGTTCCACGGCCGCCTCGTCGGCCCCTTCGCCATGCCCGTCAGCAAGGAAGCCGTCGGCCGCCTCATGGCCGGCGCCGATCCTGATGAGGTCCTCCAGACCGGAGCCGACGACCGATGA